TCAAATTTGACACTTTTTTTACCAAAAGAGAAATTTTTCTAAAAAAGGACAGTTTTCATCTACCGGCGCAGTTTAATTTTTTATTATGGTGCTTTATCGCAAATATAGACCGCAAAATTTTGGTCAAGTTATTGGCCAAAATTTTATAATTCAAACACTTCAAGGAGAAATTAAATTTAATCGCCTTAGTCATGCTTATTTATTTGCTGGACCACGCGGTTTAGGAAAAACAACCGTGGCTCGTATTTTAGCTAAAGCCGTTAATTGTCCTAATCTTGATATAAAAAAAGAAATAGAGCCCTGTAATCAATGTTCAATATGTCAAGAAATTACTTCCGGAAGTTCTTTAAATTTAATTGAAATTGATGGCGCCTCTAATCGGGGAATAAATGAAATAAGAGAATTAAAAGAAAAAGTGCGCTTTCCTCCGCCTACAGGTAAGAAAAAAGTTTTTATTATTGATGAAGTTCATATGTTGACCACTGAAGCTTTTAATGCCTTACTTAAAACATTAGAGGAACCGCCGGAGTTCGCTATTTTTATTTTAGCTACCACTGAACCTCACCAGTTGCCAGAGACAATTATTTCTCGTTGCCAGCGTTTTGACTTTAAAAAAGTTAAAGCAGAAGAAATTATTAACCGGTTGAAGATGATTGTTAAAGAAGAAAAAAGAGAGGTGGATAATAAAGTTTTAGAGCAAATTGCTTTTCATTCCGAGGGTTGCGTAAGAGACGCAGAGAGTTTATTGGGGCAAATTTTATCTTTATCTGAAGGAAAAATAACTTTAGACGAGGCCTCTTTGGTTTTTCCTTCAGAAAATTTAGACCTGCTTATTGAGTTTAGCCATCTTATTTTAGAAAAGAAAA
Above is a window of Parcubacteria group bacterium ADurb.Bin159 DNA encoding:
- the dnaX_2 gene encoding DNA polymerase III subunit tau, with amino-acid sequence MVLYRKYRPQNFGQVIGQNFIIQTLQGEIKFNRLSHAYLFAGPRGLGKTTVARILAKAVNCPNLDIKKEIEPCNQCSICQEITSGSSLNLIEIDGASNRGINEIRELKEKVRFPPPTGKKKVFIIDEVHMLTTEAFNALLKTLEEPPEFAIFILATTEPHQLPETIISRCQRFDFKKVKAEEIINRLKMIVKEEKREVDNKVLEQIAFHSEGCVRDAESLLGQILSLSEGKITLDEASLVFPSENLDLLIEFSHLILEKKTSLAIKKINQIMEEGIDLDQFRENLLEFLRKILLLKQGVDLNNFNWSDAEMAKIKNLIKSVEINEIIEIIEEFLKIPDFSRYSPVPQLPFELCLLKLGAAPAYRQADNR